CAGCGAGAAATCGTTCGATGGAATAACCGTGACGCCGATAGATTTCTGACGAGCCCAGTTCGCGGCACGCAGGCCAGCTGCGTCCTCGAGCAGCTGCTGTTCGCTGCTTTTTCCGGCCCAGTAGCTTTCTAGAGCGAATTTGAGCTCGCGCCTTGGACCGATGCGTGGCGTTCCGAGCGTGGCAACAGGAAGGGAGAAAAGAGACATAGCGTTAACCCCATGTTGGGGGCAAAGGCCATGGCGGACGCAGGCAGGGGAAGTCGCGCGGTGCGACGGCTGCTTGACGCACCACCGGGCACCCCGCCCGCGGACGAATATATTGTCGGGGCAGGTCTCCTGGCTCGCGGGTCATCGCTGCTGTCCGGCCTTCCCGAAGTCTCGCAGGCTTCAGTGACATCGTTGGACAGCGGCTCGCCGCTCACAGTTGCGGGGGCAGCGCCGGCATTTTCACCGGCTTCCCTCTTAGCTCCGGATCAAATGGAAACGGAGAACCTCGACGACTTGGATTATCGGCAAGAGGAGTCTTCCGTCAACCTCTCAGATTATGTCTCAAGCAAATGCTGCGACACCTGCTACGCGAATGACCGTGCATCTCTATCGTTGAGATGATGCAGAAGCGCTCTCCAAATCAGCGATATCGGAATTGCGATCGCAGCTGTCTGCCGGCCGTACGCCAGATCGGAAGGAACAAACGCGGCCTCCGCGATCGGGACGGCTGCCTCGAGCAGAACGAAGTTGTTGCGCGTCCGGGGCTTCCCAGCGGTTCTTGGAGTACGTTCGCCATCCAGCCACCTTCTCGACCAACAGGATCCGTAGGCCCAACACAACATACCCGGCCAGCACGTTGGTTTCCGGTGCCGGCCAGATTCCAAATGCTCGGCGGTGAAGGTCGGCTTCGCGTCGTTCGTCATCGAGTCAAAGCGCACCTGACTGAGGCTGTTCTCGACTTCCGGAGTCGCCGCACGTCGCGAAAGGAGCGCCAAACACACCATGGCGCCACAGTGCCCAAAGGCGTGACAGAGATCGAAAATCCACATTCCGGCAACAATAACCGAACCACACCGTTCAGTGATGGCAAACGTGCTGCCACTTCTCATCAGGAACTTGGCACCGAGGCGCTCCGCTGAGCCGTCGAATATCCGATGCGCGAGGGGGATGCATAAGCCGGGTGGATAGGTTGAACGGAAACAACGAGACGTGCGCCAGTCGGAAAGTCGACAAAGAGGACAAAAAACCGGTGCGAATTGCCGTCTGTTACCTGGCACGAAGAATGCACGTCCTCGCTATGCCCAGTCCTCCTGCTGGGCATGTCCAGCACAGCAAATTGAGGCTGTCGGTGGCAGTGAAGTTAGCGGCGCGTGACATAGAGGGGAGCGCCTGCTCGCGCGGGAAACCGGCGGTCGCCCCGTCGCGTGGCCGCTAACTTCTTGCGCTCGCGCATAACAGGTTGAAGGTTGCCCGATCTGGAATGACGTGTGGATGAGACCAGACAGGCCGACGGTTATGAAGAAAATGTCTGGAAGACGCGCGCTATGGCTTTGCCTCGGTCGATTCCTGATCTGCCTGGCCGGACTGGCTGCGACGAGCAACAGTGTTCGCGCCAACGAGAGTCCCCTTATCGAAAACGACAGCCCCCTTATCAAAAGAGTCAAGTCAACGTGGCGAGCGCAAGACGGTGAGACAATAGAAGAAGTTATCTCCAACGTCTCGAAGGTGGCACAGTTCGTCCCTCGAATGTGGGGCGTCGCTGAACTTGACCAAAATGAACATGTTTTCGTTTCGTGGACCAGGCACCGGGATGATAAATCAGACGAACAGTACGTTATCACCTGGAAGGTCGGGCTCGACGGGACGATTGAACTTGCGTCGACCTATGCAAAGCCCATGGAATTGGGCTGGCGCGCCTTCGCGCTCTCCTTGATCGCCCGTGAAGTCTCGGATGGCGAAAGGGACGCAAATCTTGGCTTTCTGCATGACACGACCAACTTCAATTTTGTGACGACCAAGCAAGGCCGGCTCGGCGATCTTCTGCGGCAGGGCCGCTGCACTATCGTTGACCCTGTTGGAGTGGACTACTTGCCGAAGCAGAATGA
The DNA window shown above is from Bradyrhizobium sp. CB1650 and carries:
- a CDS encoding nodulate formation efficiency C protein, which gives rise to MKKMSGRRALWLCLGRFLICLAGLAATSNSVRANESPLIENDSPLIKRVKSTWRAQDGETIEEVISNVSKVAQFVPRMWGVAELDQNEHVFVSWTRHRDDKSDEQYVITWKVGLDGTIELASTYAKPMELGWRAFALSLIAREVSDGERDANLGFLHDTTNFNFVTTKQGRLGDLLRQGRCTIVDPVGVDYLPKQNDKPTEKGDLWRVLLLVNCNIPGPRYFTHNGVITFEKSEGQDWEPQSSFAKRIAGFPPGSWFARMEPKEREE